The following proteins are co-located in the Shouchella hunanensis genome:
- the ald gene encoding alanine dehydrogenase: MIIGVPKEVKSFENRVAMTPAGVVTLTTSGHTVMIESGAGDGSGFTNEEYKQAGAKIVPQAADVWAEADMVVKVKEPLESEFGFFRKGLILFTYLHLAAEPALTKALVKSEVIAVAYETVEQNRTLPLLTPMSEVAGRMATQMGARFLEKTNGGKGILLSGVPGVKRAKVAIVGGGVVGTNAAKMAIGLGAQVTLLDVSAERLRQLDDLFGNDIQTMMSNPLNIAVAVEEADLVIGAVLIPGAKAPKLITEEMIKAMKEGSVVVDVAVDQGGIIETANKVTTHDQPTYVKHGIIHYAVANMPGAVPRTSTIALTNVTIPYAKQIADLGIVKALRSNLALAKGLNTAAGYVTYEAVASDLGFEHKQVDEAIPLLS, encoded by the coding sequence GTGATTATTGGAGTGCCTAAAGAAGTGAAAAGTTTTGAAAATCGTGTAGCAATGACCCCAGCCGGTGTAGTTACGCTGACGACAAGTGGTCATACAGTTATGATTGAATCAGGAGCAGGAGACGGAAGTGGCTTCACGAATGAGGAGTACAAGCAAGCTGGAGCAAAAATTGTGCCACAAGCAGCTGACGTTTGGGCTGAGGCAGATATGGTTGTTAAAGTAAAAGAACCACTTGAATCCGAATTTGGCTTCTTTCGAAAAGGATTAATTCTATTTACTTACCTACATTTAGCGGCAGAACCTGCGCTTACAAAAGCCCTTGTGAAGAGCGAAGTCATAGCAGTTGCGTATGAAACCGTTGAGCAAAATCGAACCTTGCCACTTCTGACTCCTATGAGTGAAGTAGCAGGCCGAATGGCGACTCAAATGGGAGCACGGTTTCTTGAGAAAACTAATGGTGGAAAAGGTATTTTGTTATCAGGTGTACCAGGTGTTAAGCGAGCTAAAGTAGCGATAGTTGGTGGTGGTGTAGTTGGAACAAATGCCGCAAAAATGGCCATTGGATTAGGTGCTCAGGTTACTTTACTTGACGTCAGCGCAGAGCGTCTACGCCAGCTCGATGATTTATTTGGGAATGACATTCAAACGATGATGTCCAATCCTCTTAACATTGCTGTAGCAGTAGAGGAGGCGGATTTGGTTATCGGTGCAGTGCTAATACCAGGAGCAAAAGCGCCAAAGCTTATTACAGAAGAGATGATTAAGGCGATGAAGGAAGGTAGTGTTGTAGTAGACGTAGCCGTGGACCAAGGTGGTATTATTGAAACAGCAAACAAAGTGACGACCCACGACCAGCCGACATATGTGAAACATGGCATTATTCACTATGCAGTTGCCAACATGCCAGGAGCGGTACCAAGAACGTCAACCATCGCTTTAACCAATGTGACGATCCCTTATGCAAAGCAGATTGCAGACCTTGGCATTGTCAAAGCATTGCGCTCAAACCTAGCACTAGCAAAAGGGTTAAATACGGCTGCCGGATATGTAACATATGAAGCAGTAGCAAGCGATTTAGGGTTTGAGCATAAGCAAGTGGATGAAGCCATTCCATTACTTTCATAA
- a CDS encoding lactonase family protein, with protein MAQYRGYIGTYSKGDSRGVYTFTLDTETKQLSNQQLAAELKDPTYVAITNENKLYAVMKEDTKGGIAAFTINPESGSLEPLNRQITADGGPCHVTVSRDQTKALSANYHSGTILSYAIQEDGSVGDILSTVTHEGSGPNKDRQEKAHAHFSGFTPDEHYAVAVDLGTDEVILYKHNNGELNRHFTLNVAPGAGPRHIAFHPQEAYAYIMTELSNEIIVCAYNATVGELHEIQTISTLPEGFVEESFGSAIHVSQDGKFVYAANRGHNSIASFAVNELSGELTLVEIVSTEGNWPRDFHIDPSGEYLLASNQESSNLTLYSRSRDTGKLSLLESEIPMPYPVCVVFVSEPIH; from the coding sequence ATCAGCAGTTAGCTGCCGAACTAAAAGACCCTACCTATGTGGCGATAACAAACGAGAACAAGTTATACGCTGTTATGAAAGAAGATACAAAAGGTGGCATTGCCGCATTTACAATAAACCCTGAAAGCGGATCATTGGAACCGTTAAATCGGCAAATTACTGCGGACGGAGGACCTTGTCATGTAACCGTCTCAAGAGACCAAACAAAGGCGTTATCAGCTAATTATCATAGCGGTACAATCCTTTCCTACGCCATTCAAGAAGATGGATCTGTTGGCGACATTCTATCAACTGTGACGCATGAGGGCAGCGGTCCTAATAAAGACAGACAAGAAAAAGCTCATGCTCACTTCTCTGGCTTTACACCTGATGAGCACTATGCAGTAGCTGTTGACCTTGGGACAGATGAAGTTATTCTTTATAAACATAACAATGGTGAGTTAAATAGACATTTCACCCTGAATGTGGCACCAGGAGCAGGACCACGGCACATTGCCTTTCATCCGCAAGAAGCCTATGCCTACATCATGACCGAGCTCTCGAATGAAATTATTGTTTGTGCGTACAACGCAACAGTAGGTGAGCTTCATGAAATACAAACAATTTCTACGTTACCAGAAGGGTTTGTAGAAGAAAGCTTTGGTAGTGCCATTCACGTCTCTCAAGATGGTAAATTTGTATACGCAGCGAATCGTGGGCATAATTCGATTGCGAGCTTTGCAGTAAATGAACTCTCTGGAGAGCTGACGCTTGTAGAAATCGTTTCAACAGAAGGAAATTGGCCTAGAGATTTTCACATTGACCCGTCAGGTGAATACCTACTTGCATCCAATCAAGAATCTAGCAACTTGACTTTATATAGTCGTAGCAGGGATACAGGCAAGCTATCGCTTCTTGAAAGTGAGATCCCAATGCCTTATCCGGTTTGTGTTGTGTTCGTTTCAGAACCAATTCATTAA